The Medicago truncatula cultivar Jemalong A17 chromosome 7, MtrunA17r5.0-ANR, whole genome shotgun sequence genome includes the window ATCTCCGGTCGAAAATACTTGAAATTACCTCCTAAAAGCAAGTCGCCAAGTCGGGTACCAAATAGTTCTCCATCTAAAGCAGTTGACAATGCTGGAAGTCCTGGAAGTAATGGCAGGTCAACCGTTGGCAATGTAGATAGTCATGGTTCACAGGATGTTCCAGCATCTCCCATTAATGAACGAAAAGGAATGACAGTTGACTCTCAACAGGAGCCCTTTAGCCCAAGGttttatttgtgttaattctTTTCCTTGCTTTGCTTCACATTAGACTTAATTCATATACACTGTCAGTGTAAATACTTACTACACAGTCAATCGATCATAACCATTAGACCATTAATTATGTTTGACTTTAATCATACCTGCTTCTAAAGTCACACATATGATTGGTTATGATTTGCTAACAATGAAATGACTGGTTATGACTTTAATCTTTTACACTAACAGTGTATTACAATTAAAATCCTTTCACAACATCAAACATTTTAAAAGATACAGTAATTTAATAACACTATGCTTCACTTGCAGTTTAAGCTTTTCCGAGAGACAGAGGAAGTGGAAAGAAGAGCTTGACCAGGAGCTTGAGAGAAAACGAGGTTAGAAGTttttctaactttatttatttatctttggaGTTAAACTAAAGCAATATTTAGAGAATGTTAAATTCACCTTTGAATTAGAATATATCTATTGAATTTTAACGTTAATATTAAATTGTTTAATATCTTCGAGATTTTTAAGATTAACATCTCATATACCTTtcaaatatatgaaatataaGAACCTATTGTTTAAATCTTACAATATTTGATACAAATAACCaatgtaataatttttattttgacaaaccAACGTAATAATTATTACTTAACTGCTGtccagtgttgttaaatatagcATCATCattcaccaccaaaaaaaaaaatatagcatcATTGCACAGTGAAATTGAACAAATGGCTATTGTTCCGCGATATGCTGTTTAGTACAATATATTGTGAAATAGCGTTTAGCACCCATGCGctgcagaatttgaacaaactgctattttCCTTGATCTGCAATAGACAATGCTGCTGTTTGTATCAACAAAAATCCCACTATATAAAATGATTAATGGCATATCAGTGCCTATAAATATGTTAGGGCTTTACAATCCTTCAAGCTTACAAAGTGTGATACCTAGTAGCATTTTGGCatatcattcatttatttatgtgtGGCTTTTGGACAATGTTGCAGAAATGATGCGCCAAGCTAATATGGCAGGAAAGACATCCTCACCAAAGGATCGAGCTTTACATCGACAGAGAGAGCGGACAAGATTTGCTTCTCCCAGCTAATACCTGTCTTGTAAGGGCGTTCATCCGGTCTTCGTGAACGTCAATTGAAAACACGAGTTGCTGCAGTTTTGCTGGGGttgtcaatattatatatatccGATCTGATCTCCGATTTAATCGTTGTGTCATTTTGACATATCTCACATGCTTAGCCCGTCCGTGCTGTTGTGTTATGTAAAGCTCTATACACAGGTGTTGCTTGAAATTTTTGGCTTTCCTTTGGGCTTGAGATGGATGCTCGTCTCAAGTATTCCCAttatattatgatgatgatgattcccattatataatgaaaatataaataatccGAAATGTGTGGCGCAAGATTGCCTATGGAACTGGTGCCACTTGCCTCTGTTTTTTTTCCAATGGTAATTGCAGTTTGATTTATCAGTGTGATACTAGTGTGATTAGATTAGATGGACATATATCAAGATGGATTTTTGACTATTCTATGGTGTGAActattcttttctttgtttctgaCCATGTCTCTAAATTTGCTTCTAAATCCGCTACCATTATTCACGGTTATTTTTTAGTCGAAATTCACAGAAGTTTATGAGGTGTTTCTGACCATTATGCGCTACTTGTTGTGTAGTTTAACTTGTTAGTTAAGTAATAACATGTCAATAATAAATAGTTCtacatatttaattttcaattatttaacaGAAATATATAACTAAGTCTCGACCACAAATGTTCAAAATTGGctaaatatatatctttttggttactcaattaataattatatttaaatattaacacttaaaaattcatgttacaatgtatattattattattattattatttatgacagtactttaaacaaaaattcaCACTAGGTCATGGATTTGGATTCTTTCCGTTGAAAATTCTCTCaagtttttttaagaattaaattataaaaaaaagtgctTGTTGCATTTTATTTGTGGAgattgaaaatggagaaaacttGAGAAAATTTTCAATGGAGAGAATTTAAATCCCTAACTTAGTGGCAAGACCTTGGTATTATGAGTCGGAGTACGTTTAGATTCCAAACGGCTCAATCCTTTaacatatgattattttataaaaattataggtattaagaaaaattgttgattttccttttacatataaatatattcaatgttgatttttcaaatttcaaaacaaatagtaatattaataaatgatagtataactaaaaaaagaatgatgaagattttttctaaataatcttataattaaaaaataaatgaggaTGGGAACCGTACAGCATAACTAACTAATGTCTGTcttaaaacttaaaagtgatGAGATGAGGAGACAACAGAATCGTCTCCGCCGCTTTCCGATGAGCATGTTTGGCCTCATAGTCGACAAGTGCAAAGCTCTAATGAGAGCTAAATCACGTGCTCGACGACGACAACGCGACACAAGCCTCCCTGATGACCTTATATCATTGAGATTCTTTCCTTCTCCGATGTGAAATCTCTTATGCGAATGAGATGTGTTGCAAATCTTGGAAATCTATTATTTCCGATCCTATATTTATCAAACTTCATCTTACGTGTTCCGCACGAAACCCTTACTTGACACTAAACTAACCTAACAATGTCTTCGTTAGTGATCTTCCCTTCCCCGTGCAGTTTATATACCTTCCTCATTACCCTCATTATCAATTTAAAGAGAGGGATTGTCAAAATGCTATTGGTTCTTCTTGCAATGGATTGTTTTGTGTGCTTTGTCATCATACACCCATCAGAGGGGTCTGGTTCCGTTTATGGAATCCTGCCATGGGTACAATGTCAAATAAGTTGGGTCATTTTTCTTATCTTATGAGGGGCCTCTATACCTATTACAAGTTTGCCTTTGGTTTTGATAATTCATCGGAGACTTATAAGGTTGTAATGTTAACGTTggatgtagttgaaaatagaaCTCATGTGCAAGTTTTGAGTGTGGGTGATAATATTTGGAGAACTATTCAAAGTTTTCCTGCGGTTCCTCTTCCTAATTGCTATAAAAATCAGGGTGGGAGTGATGGTGTGTATTTGAATGGTCGTCTTAATTGGTTGGCCATTCAGGATCGTCTTGTTAGTGTTTATGGTTGGGAGGAGAATATTAAGGCTAAGGAATTTGCGATTGTTTCACTTTATACGGAAACAAAATCATTCACGCGGTTGATGCCTCCTCGTGGTTTTGATGAAATGTCAAATGTTAAGCCGTCTGTATGTATATTGAAGGGCTCCTTGTGCTTTTCTCATGATTTCAAAAGAACTGAATTCATTATGTGGCAGATGAAAATATTCGGAGTTGAAGAGCCTTGGACTCAACTTCTTAAAATTAGTTACCAAAATCTTCGGACTAGATTTCATGATTTTGCTGACTTGGAATATTGTCAGTTGTCGCCATTGCACCTTTATGATCAAAGTGATACACGAATATTGGCCAACAATCAAGAACAGCGAGCAATTCTATATAATTTGAGGGATAATACAGCAAAGAGAACTAAAATTATCAATGAAATACATTGGTTCTCTGCCAAGGTTTACGTTGAAAGTTTTGTTTCTTACATTTAGAAAGCATGTCAAGACATTTGTGGGATGGCTGGAGAAGAAATGAGATTAGTGGAGCTACAACAACAGCTTTAGTTACAATTCTTATTTCAAGCAACTCACtactatttaataattattttgttttataactCTTCTTCTGTTTGTTTGGAAGCATGTGGATGTCACTAGTACATTTATGCCTTTTAGTCCATATCcttattcatttctttatatgtcatctctattttaatttaattttacatcCAATTCAATCATTCAACTTTTcagtttttccttctttcttcaATGTAATTGTATTGGTGGTTTCAATTGCATACTatgattgttaaaaaaacatgtttttcttttgctcTGATTATATTCCTTGCTAGTAGAATTGATTCAATCACACCTCCTACTAAATTGGGGGTAGGCATGCAGCTTCATGTGTTGAACTTTTGAAGCACTAGTCCATATCAGTTCATTTGATGGCCATAAGTATGAGAGATATCAATGTTTGAAAACTGTTGATAGGCAATGATAGGAAGAGGAAGATTTAAATATGAGTCAAGAAGTCTGATAAAGGTGCAACATCAGGTAAGATTGTCTAAAATGTTGTTGTGTCACAGTGCTTCACTATTCAATGGgagtttatttgtttttgtatttatttacaTGATCAGACCACCCATTGCAGATTTGATGGTTTGTTCTCAGAGGCATCACTAttcatgattaagttgttttaattATAGGCTGTGCTCAGTTGCTACTAGTTTCCAAACttcataattaagttgtttaaaattaaaacaataataataaagttaaaGCTTTTTATTCTGTTATATAATCTAGGACTTGCAGGGCTTGCTGgaaatcaacatttttagtatAGACATTGGCATTGTACTAAGTAGTTGAGGAGGGGTAATTGGTAAATGATGCTATGGAAAACCTATTCTTAGTTGATTTTATCTTATGAATGAAATAGTGGTTTGTGTTGGTCCGTTTAATGGGTCTATGTCTAATCTACTACTCCGACTCCTGTAACAGTTGATGCCTAAATTCTTTGGTTAAGCAGTGGGGCAAAAGCAAAAGGTTCCAAATTCTTCACTAAAACACGGTCAATGTTTTTTTCTCATACATTGATTCATTACATTTATAAGTGTTGGTCCATGATGGGGAGTCTCACTGCGCACATTGAACTAAGAACAACCAAACAGTGATATTGGACACCTTATCTTCACACAAAACCTTAAGAAATGAATTTACgggtcatctcacttatatgttgttcaatcCCAACTCTTTCATTCAATTTGGAAATTTACCTTACACTTGACACATCACAACAACGAGGACTTGGGAACTACAGTGTTGATTGATATCAAACTTCCCAAGAAAAACTTACGGTGAGAAAGACTGCAGAAATTACTATTTTTACACCCGGACAAAATAAACTGTTTTTACACAACACAAAAGGATTGACATGAAATtccaaatatattaatttggTCAAAGCTTGCATTGacatgaaaaacaaaagaatatctATCTATTATAGTATTGATACAGTATAGAATTGCTTGAGCTTGACATCCTTATGAAATAAAtacaatgaaattgaaaatatatcaCAATATGTTCTTAAATTTTGGACCGGGCAATTGTACTGTTGTAGCTGGTCTCTGTTTCAATCCACTAACAAAGCCATCAACTTTTTGTACATTTTTCTTGCTCTTCAATGGTGAAACTAGCCTTGTTACCATTCTCGAAGGAGAGAAAGATCGACGTAGTTTTGATGCAGTTGATCTCTTTGGAGAACTCTTGCTCAAACACACCAATCCATCATTTTTCTTGCTCTTTAGAGAACTCCTATTCAAACACACTAATCCATCACTTTTCTGTACACTTCTCTTGCTCTTTGTTGGTGCAACCAATCTAGGAGGAGACAAAGGTCGACTCGATTTTGATGCAGCACCACATCTCTTTGGAGAGTTCAATCTTGTAGGTCTCTTGGGTGAAGCTGGTGATTTGATCAGAAATT containing:
- the LOC11432259 gene encoding F-box/kelch-repeat protein At3g23880, translated to MGTMSNKLGHFSYLMRGLYTYYKFAFGFDNSSETYKVVMLTLDVVENRTHVQVLSVGDNIWRTIQSFPAVPLPNCYKNQGGSDGVYLNGRLNWLAIQDRLVSVYGWEENIKAKEFAIVSLYTETKSFTRLMPPRGFDEMSNVKPSVCILKGSLCFSHDFKRTEFIMWQMKIFGVEEPWTQLLKISYQNLRTRFHDFADLEYCQLSPLHLYDQSDTRILANNQEQRAILYNLRDNTAKRTKIINEIHWFSAKVYVESFVSYI